The sequence ttatttgagtCAAGTTAGTctttatttgggttttattaGGTCTTTGGTTCACTACTTTAGTTTATGAGTTATAATGCTACCTGTACAAGAAAGAGTCATCAGTCAATACACTCAAATAACTCAATATACAAAATCTAAAGCCGTCCTCACCATGACTAACCCCAAGGTCATAACTTTTCCTATCCTAAAGTCCACCAAAAACATAGGTAGGCTAATGTCTAAACTTTTCCTATGTTTTCcatttatatgttttttgaaATTCCATAGAGCATGCTAAAGGCTGCAGTCATCACCATCAAAATATATCTTGAGCGTATGGAGAAGAATATTCTTTGGGGATGATAGGCTGCTTCTTAAAGGTATAGTGGCTTTAGTGATATGAATTAAGTTATGTTGGCCATTCACAAGCAAGATTTTCCAACTAGATGGTaagaggccaaaaaaaaaaaaaaaaaaaaaaaaaaattcacctgAAAATTAATAGATACGTCCCTGCTGGTAAGTATTGTACATGAGTTTCCCAAGACAAACTTGGGGAGCATCTTTTCTTGAAAATCAGACTTGTTTGAATTTCTCCTTCCCCTTCTCTTGGGTTGGGTTTATACAACTGTTTCTTAAATGTGTTTGTATATGATCTAGGAAActtctattttcaaaacattGTAGTTCTTCACATGTTGGTTCTTTATTTCTGATATGCTTAGATATTTGCTGGAAACTCTTAAGGACATAATATATATGGTTTGGGTTCTAAGTACGCATGGTATAACTCTAacccaacttttttttcttttataataactCCAACCcaacctttatatatatatatatatatatatatatatatataagcatatTACTCATGTTGGCATGTGTATTATTGTCCTTGTTACTAatatgttgttttgtttatttgtgatTACTAGGCAAAGATGAAACGGCTTATGACAGAGGGGTCACAGTTGCAGGGAAACAACATTGAGGCTGGCATACTTTGGCAGCCCGATGATGCATTTGGACAGGTCATCGGTGCAAAGAGAGGTGGCCGTGTTAGAGGGCTAGGCTTTGGTCCAACCCCTTCTGGCAATCGTGTGAGGTCAATGGATGACAGTACGCCACCTCCAACATTTATTGCAACCGACCAAAGGGTTATAGAGTTGTCTACTCAAGTAGAAGCAATGAAGGAGAAATACACTCGTTATGATGCCCTTGAAGCTCAAGTTCAGTTAATGCGGAGGTTGTTGACCCGACTGTACCCATCGTTTCCCAGTATGTCTATGGTAAGCAGTTTGAATACAAAGTATGTGCATTTTTGTTCATGTTTGTATGGTGATTGGTGAGTTGTCATGAAGTTTCTGTGATGCAAAATAATCAGATGAATTTTGTTTGGAAACAGTTTATGGATAATTTATGAAGTTAATGGGTTATTGGATAGTATATGGTGCTTTTTTGTGTGTGTCTAAGTGTGTAGGTGATTGGTGAGTTTTGATCTGATGAATTTTGCTGTGAAATGGGTTAATTGGTGGCCATGTCTTAGTCGTTTTTCGGAATctgattaaattattttctgtaaATCTTTTTGCAAAATCAAGGCTTTGAAAATCACATGCCTGTATCTAATACTACActatgttataaaaatattctaaagTTCTAAATATATGGCAAGAAGTGCAGCAAGTGCTTATGGGCTTGAGAACTAATAGGAGTGAATGCTTGAAAAAAGGCTGCCTATAATCAATGCTAACATTCATAGGGTACCCCCATAATATGTGCATGAActagcttctcaaaaaaaaaaaaaaaaaaaggttgcaaGAATTGTATTGGATTATCACTTGCATTTGCTTATATTATATTGGTGACTGGATGTCTGATTTGTG is a genomic window of Quercus lobata isolate SW786 chromosome 2, ValleyOak3.0 Primary Assembly, whole genome shotgun sequence containing:
- the LOC115974128 gene encoding uncharacterized protein LOC115974128, translating into MIGCFLKAKMKRLMTEGSQLQGNNIEAGILWQPDDAFGQVIGAKRGGRVRGLGFGPTPSGNRVRSMDDSTPPPTFIATDQRVIELSTQVEAMKEKYTRYDALEAQVQLMRRLLTRLYPSFPSMSMDGDSDFAVDIQSPGAQHLSSDDTQ